ttcggcacccccgtTTTCGTCGTTTTCGTCCACTTCCACGTAGCTGGGGTACTGCGTGTCGCAGTGCTTCCGGTGTTTCCGAGCGAGATCCCTGGCCACGTCCGGGTAGTGCGTCACGAACAAACACATGGGCTTCAAGTCGGAGATGATGTAATCGAGCGTAGCGtgcgccacggcgacgccgtcgtgcgTGCTGGTTCcccgcccgagctcgtccagaACCACGAGCGACTtttccgtcgccgagcgcagAATGGAGGAACACTCGGACATCTCCTCGAGAAACGTGGACGATCCCATCGCGAGGTTATCGCTCGCGCCCATGCGGGTGTACACGCCGTCGAGCACggtgagctccgcgacggtaGCCGGAACGTACGAGCCCATCTGCGCCatgagcgcgagcagcgccgtCTGCCGTATGAAGCAGGACTTGCCGCCCATGTTGGGACCGGTgatgacgagcgcgcgaaccgcgtcGTTGCGCAAATCCACCGAGTTGGGGACGAAGGAGCCGGGATCGAGGACAGCCTCCAGCGTGGGGTGCCGCCCGTCCACGAATCGAATCGTCGGCGGGTGGCCATCCGGCAGAAGCGTCGGCTTGACGTACCCGTCCAGTCGAGCCACGGACGCGAGtgaggcgagggcgtcgagccccgccgccgcccgcgtcgccgccctgagctccagaaacgcgcccgcggcgtcgtctgcgaggaacccgcgccacgccgcggcgcaagCGGCGGAGTGACGCTCCCTGGATtgctcgagcgtcgcggcggcgtcgagtaCCTCGGGCGGGTGGTACCTGACCACCTTCTTGCTCTTGTTGGTGCTCACGCGGATCCAGTTTGTGGGAATTCCCGGGAGGGTATCCGGGAGCTCGATGAGGTGCTCAACCTGGCTGCTCCCCTGCCTCACCGACGTGTACGTCAGCCTCGGGGTCAGCTGCAGACCGCCTTTGCCGCCCGCCTGGGGTTTGCCGCCTCCCTTGGAGTTGTCGATTATCTTCTGGCGGAGCGCCGGGAGCAAATCCTGCAgcgccctctccgccgacgccaccgcctcccTCGTCCGTTCCAACTGCGGAAATTTGACCGGGTCCGGGAGCaacaccgtcgccgcggtcgccctccccgcgcgcgccgcctcgacgtccacgcgggACAGCAGCTCGTCGCACGTGTGAACCACCGCGGgatcgcacgcggcggcgagcagctCTCTCGTCAAACCAGTCCTTCCCAacgagtcgccgccggcgctgaCGATTTCCTTCGCGAACCCACCGACGGCGGagagagcggcgacgagctccgcgggcgtcgcggtgccGTGGAAGATGCGTCCCAGGTACCtctccacgtccccgccgccctttCCGCCCGCCCGGGCGCCGTGGTACTTGGCGAGGGACTCGAACacgggctcgagcgcgcccccggcgtcggcctcggtCCGGagttcctcgacggcgtccagtCGCGTCCGGATGGCGTCCCCGTTCGTCAGGGGGTGCGAGACCCACCGTCGGATCGCCctcgctcccgcggcggttcgcgtgCCGTCGTCCAGGAGCCACAACAAGGACCCGCGGTGCTTGCCGTCTCGAGTTCGGAGCATCTCGAGCTGCCGGAGCACGTTGGGCGCGAGGTTCatctcgccggcggcggacatcgGGCGGAACGTGGGCGCCAGGAGGAGCATGCCGTCCAGGCCGAACTGTCTCAGCCAGTCGAaggccacggcgacggcgcgcgtcgtctgcTCCGGCAGgttcagcgcgtcgccgacgttaTCCCCCGCGTCTTCTCCGACGTTACCCccggccggcgtcgcccccacGCCGCCGGACCGGCCCCCCGACCTAGCCGCAAACTCCGCCGTCGcagccgccaccgccgccgcggctcccccgTCTTCGTAACCGCTCCCCCTCGCCACCCTCTCCACCCTCACGCCGCTGGTGCTGCCGCCGTACATCGCGTCGATCatcttcgacgtcgcggatgaCACCGGCTCGACCACGAGCACCTCCTGCGGCGAGGTCAGGATGAGCCTGGCCTCCAGACCGGGTCGCATCCGGGTGTCGACAAACTCGTCGTgtcgcacgtcgccggtgcTCGCGTcaatcgccgcgacgcctaTTCGCGTCCCGCGATCTGAaccgtcgtcgttctcgtctCCCGGTCTCTCCGCGACGCAGAGCAGGTACGCGGACGTCCTCCcgtcctgcgccgccgcgctctcgccctcgtcgttcgTCGAAGTCTCCGAGGCGATGGCCACTCCCGCTTCGAGCGTGCTCCGGGTGTAGAGGCCGACGAGTCTTCGCTCAAACACCCCGGATTTACCCCCCTccgtctcccccgccgcTTTCAGCGCGGCCGTCTCCGTCTGACGGATCACGCCCACCTTGtgaccggcgtcgacgagccgcCTGACGTATATGTGGAGCCTGGGCACGGGCACGGACGCGGTGAGGTAGAGCCGGTCCTTCGGATGGTACGCGAATATGTTCAGCACTTTAGACGCAatctccgcgtcctcgccgtagAAGTGGAACTTGTACCCGACCTCTATGAGCAGGAGGACCCCGGGGTGGTCGGCTTTGCATTTCTTGacctgctcctcgagcggCGTCAGCTTgacgctcgccgacgccttgCTCGTCGCGACCTTGccggcccgccgcctcctcgcgcctccttcatccgcgtcgtcctggccggcgtcctcgtccgcgcgtcgtcgttcgtcgcccTCTCCTCGTTCGTCGCCCCGCGGATCTCCGTCCTCTGCTTCCACGCCCGCTCGCTCGTACACGCGCCCTCCCTCCCTCGGGATGAATCTCCGTCCCAGCTTCTCCACGAACGCCGCGTGCCTGTCGGGGTCCGAAGGCCCGATGGCTTCGagcatctcctccgcggacatGCGGGGAATCGCCGCATCCGTGGACGCCTTCACGGCTGTCCGCGGATCCGGCGTCTCGCTGGTATCGACGGCGTtcgcatcgtcggcgccttcgtcctcgcggcggcgcttggCGGCCGGCGtggcctcggcggtggcggtggacggtgacgcgtcgggcgcACCATCGGAAGGTGCACCAGCCGACGCTCCTCCACCGGCGGGCGCCTTGGGTGGAGCCttgaagaagaaggacgtgATGGGCTTGCTCTTCGCCGTACCGCCCCCGGACTttcccgcgcccccggggcTCGGTCTCCCGCGCTTCATGCGCGCCCCTCGCTCGCGTGCCGATCTGATGACGAAGAGTATTTGTTGTTCAACGGAGCTGGCTTGGCAGCTTCGTTGGCGCTTGGCGCGCCTCTCATGAACCCTTGATCATCAAACCCCGATCTGCCAAAAGGAATTTTCCGTGGAGATGTTGTTGTGTTGCGAGGAGGTGGCTCGGAGGCTCCACATCGAGCTCGGGTGCGCACATCGACCCATCAtgccggccgccgcggtgacggccggggcgtcgccgcgccttGGGTCGCCCCGGTGGtaccccgggcgcggcgcgatgcgaacccagccgcgggcgagcgtcgtcgcggcccgGAGCTTCGTCGTCTCGGGGCGCcaacgaacgacgacgaatcgccgcccgccgcgccccgccctcTTCGCCCCGGGCTTCACCGGCCGCCTCGCACCGAGGGCATCGCGACTTCGCCTCGTGGCGGCCTCGGGCATCTCGGGGTCCGAGGCAGCGGACGAgatctcgtcctcgtcctcgtcctcatcctcgtcctcgtccccgtccccatcctcgtcctcgtcagaCGGCCATCcccaggcggcggagcaAATGgaacagcgacgacgcgaggaggacgccgcgcgcgatccgctcgtcgaggcggagcgcgcgctcgaggaacTCGGCGaagagcacgccgccgccgccgaggatgccgccgaggacgccgtcgcggacgcggcgccgtccgcatCGGCCGACGAGGTCATCCTgaccaccgacgacgacggcaacgTCCGTTTCAAGCAGCTGGACAAGCGCATCGTGGTGCGAAACCTCCTCCGGCGAATGCGCGGCAAGGAGGACATGTCCGCGCGGGAGATGGCGGAGTGGACCGAGCGGAACGAGGCCAAaatcgccgccaaggctgcgaagaAAGTCGCCAAGCagaggaacgcggcgaacaaAAAACCcggcctcgtcgctcgcATCAAGGCGAcagtcgccggcggcggcggcggggaaggGGGCCGGCGAAAGAAGGGCGCGCTGAGACGCGATGCGTTCGACAGGGAGCTCAGGGGCGAGTTCGACAAGGCCAAGCTGGAGAGCTTCTTCAAGCGTCGGCCGGGgcaggtggcggcgaggctggcggctGTGCTCCGGGTCGCCGCCCGGTTAATCCGGCTCTGGAGGCGGGAGGACTCGCTGCCCCCCGAGCAACGCACGAGGAGCGAGCAGCTCAGGGCGGCGCTCAGCGGCCTCGGCCCCGTCTTTGTCAAGATCGGCCAGACGCTGTCGCAGAGGCCGGATCTCAtaggcgaggaggcggcggatgcgctcaAGTCTCTGCAGATGCAAAACGCTCCTTTTCCGGATGAAGTCGCGTGGAGGACCATCGCGGAGGATCTTCAGTTCGACggcccgctcgcgccgaaccACCCGTCGCAGTCGACGTGCGAAGACCCGGACGCGAGGCCGCTGTTTAAAGAGTTCACGGACGgcccgatcgccgccgcgtcgttgggGCAGGTGTACAAGGCGGTCACGTGGGACGGGGTCGAGATGGCGGTCAAGGtgcagcgcccgcgcgtgaTGCGACAGGTGGCGTTGGACTGGACCGTGTGGTCGTTGTGCCTCAGCGCCCTGAAGCGAGCGTGGGGGAGCAAGGCAAACCTGGCGGagatcgccgacgaggtgggCGTGGGGGTCTTCAAGGAGCTGGATTACGTCAACGAGGCGAGGAACATGGACGAGTTCAACGCCAAGCACAAGTGGCTCGGATTTGTGAGGGCGCCCAAGTGGTACCCGGAGTTCACCGGCGCACCCGGCACCGCGAAGGTGCTCGCCACCGAGTGGATCGACGGGAAGCAGATATCGGAGCTGCCCCCGGAGCAGCGGCTCGTGATGGCGCAGATGGCGGTCGAGGCGTGCGTGGCGCAGCTCACGTACACAGGGTTCGTCCACGCCGATCCCCACGAGGGTAACTTACTCTTAGACCAGAAGGACGGGAGCCTCGTCTTCCTCGACTTTGGTTTGGTGTCCACCGTGGAGGATAACATCATGGAGGGGTTCGCCAAGGGGATCCAGTGCATGATCGCCGGGGACTGGGTCGGCCTGGCGTACGTCTTCAGGGACGTGGGAATGTGCCCGCCGGATAACTTTTACCGAAAAGAAATCGTCCCGGGGGAAAAGTTCAAGAAACTTGTGGCGGtgtcggcggaggagatggcggcggcgatcgacgaggcgctgtCGGGAGAGGAGGGCGGGCAGAGCCggttcggcgcgctcgccacgggTTTGGGCGCCATGAGCGGCACCTACAAGTTTCTCACCCCGCCGTACATCGTGCTCTTGGTTCGCACTTTCCTCACCCTcgagggcatcgccgcgaaggctgaTCCGGACTTTAACATCTACACCGCGAGCTTGCCCTACGCGATTCGCagggcgatggcgccggcgacgcccgagggGCGCAaggcgatgcgcgccgcgttcctcaACGAGCACGACAACTCCGTCAGGTGGGAAAGAAtcaccgagctcgtcggcggcggcaaagcctcgggctcgggcgacgagaccttcgacgtcgcctccaagacggaggaggagatggaaAACGAGATATTCGCGGACCTCGTGGCTggagcctcgtcgtccgcggattccgactcggacgtctccctcgacgaggcggaggcggcgatgatcgcgCCGATGGCtcaagccgccgacgcgatgctcgccgaggtgatggacaccgccgccgccgccgccgcgtccgacagGAAGGAGAGGGAGGGCATCGTGAAAGACGCCGTCGGGTCGCCCGTGATggccggcgtcgatggcgcaGAAGATAAGGGACGCGGGCCGGGTCGCGAGGCGGACGGGCGCATGACCATCTCGCGAAAGGAAagaggggcgccgcgaacgccggagGAGACTTTCGGCGGCGATCCcaacgagctcatcgcgcggcggtcgcagGCGGTGGTGTCGCGACTTatcggcgcgagggacggcgccgcgctgcgaaGGGTGGCGAACGACGCAAACTCGGTGTCTCTGGCCATGTACATGACCTCGCCGGAGGCTAAGCCGCTGTGGgccgcggggtcggcgcAGCTCActcgcgtcgcgaaggaTTTCTTCGGGGTTCGGaaggaggaacgcgagcgcgcgagggcttTCGATGGGAAGGAGGGGAAAGATGCCTGGCCCgagtcggaggaggcgcgcgcgattcGCGCCAGGGAGGAAAAGACGCAGCGCAAGGCGATTGCGGTCATCGCCCTGGGTCACCTGAAGCGACTGTGGAGCGGCGGGCCGCGGGGTTGGGCGCTTCTCTTCCAGTTGGCGCTCATCACCGCGAGAAtgtcggcgctggcgctggtgCAGACGGCGTTCGCGGGGATGGGCGAGATTGCGGAGACGTTTTTAAAGTTTTTGtggagcgtcgcgacggctccgGTGAGGTTCGTGACCAAAaacggcgccggcgctggAGACGACGCGGAAGCCGGTGTCGACAAACGATGAGGTTCAACCGAAAGTCGGTAGACTGTGTAAAACAACTATGATAGACTATTTTCATGTCACCTTTTGGGCCCTGTCCATCTCCTTCTTCCTGTCCTTGATCGCCTTGGCcatctcgccgtcggcgccgtagTCGTGCTCCAGGATCCACTGCATCTGCTGACCGTTCATGACAGTCACCGTGAGGTCCGTCTTGGCGCGCACGTTCGCGCCTCTTCTACCCCCGACCCACCTGTTCTTCACCCTGATCAGCGTTCGCATCAGCATGAAGGCGTCCACCGGCGAttcgcggccgccgctctcgccctTCGGCATCCCCGAGTCGCTCCGCGACCCCGGCGGAGTTCCGTGTCCGGCGACGAAATCCACGCTGAGCTTTTtgggctcgtcggcgccatcCGCCCCCTCTTCTCTGAGCTTAACCCCCATCTCCCCGATGAACtggccggcgccgcgctcggcgacgatgacctcCTTCCCGTCAACCTCGATCACCACCTCGCACAGACCCTCCTTGATGAGGTACacctccttggcgcgctcgccttTTCGTATGAGCAAATCACCAGCTCGGAGCACCCTCGTCtccagggcgccgccgagcttgctctcggccgcgcgcgcggtgcggctCTTCGCGAGCGAGCGGGACGTGACACCCCCCGCGAGCTTCCCCGCGTGCCGCCTGATCCACCGGTGACCCAACGCCTCCGGCGCCGTCAGCCGCTGCACCTTGTCCACGCAGAGCAAGCCGTCGAGAAGCGACCTGGCCtccgtcgtcatcggcacCGCGGGCTCGTGATAGTCCCCGCGACCGATGCGACGGAACGAGGCGAGctggtcgtcctcgtcgaagggCAGCTCGGTGCACAGCATCGCGTACAGGATGACACCCGCGGCCCACATGTCCACGGCGGGGGTGTAGGGCTGACCGCTGATCACCTCGGGAGCGACGTAGGCGGGAGTGCCGCACTGATCCGCCATCTTGGACCGCGCCGTCTTCATCTTCTTCGCCAGGCCAAAGTCCGCGATGCGCAGCGACTTGAGGTCGTCCCTTCTGGCGAAGATTATGTTCTCGAGCTTCAAGTCCCGGTGCGTGATGGACCGGTCGTGGATGTCGCGCAtgccctcgaggagctccttcatgaccctcgcggcgttgccCTCCTCCATGCCCCCGTACTCCATCAGCAGGTCGAGcaggtcgccgccctcgagaaGTTCCATGACCACGTACACGTGGTCGCTCGTCTGGTAAAAGTCGTACACCTTCACCGCGTTTTTGGCTTTGTTCACGCTGATGGTGATGCggatctcctcggcgatctCTTCCAGGCtcatggcgtcgccgcccgaccCCGATCCGCCTttcccgcccgcgtccttgtcgccgccgacgttcgCGGTGACGTTCATGATCTTGACCGCGTATCTGCGTCCCGTTCGGcggtgcgtcgcgagcttcacGACGGCGAAACCGCCCGTGCCCAGGGTCTTCTCCAGGGCGAAATCTCGCACGATCGCGGTGACGatcccgcccgtcgcgggatCCCGCAGCGCTGGGCCCTCCGTGAACGTCTCGTTGGGAAGGTCGCCGGGTCCGATGCTCTCGAACGCCTTGGACGCCTCTGCGGTTCGAAAGGTTGAGAGGAGAGCTGCTCAGGTTTCGGGGTCgatcgcgggggcgggatTCGTCGGTTTCGGGGCATCGGCGATCCGGGCGCACCTCTGCTGTCCTTCTCCGCCAGTCCCTTGGTGTGGTTGTACACACGCTTGAACGAGTTAAAATTCACCgtcccgttcgcgtcgcatcCGCACTCGCGCATGGCGgtcgccacctcggcggcccattcgtcgtcgcccgcgccgtccggcctcgcgccgaacctcgcgagcgcctcggcgaccacGCCTCCCGAGATGCGCCCCTTCCCGTCCGGGTCGTACAGGGAGAAGCagtcgcgcgcctcccagAAGCGATGCTCGTACCGCTCGACCAGGTCGTAGGCATCGACGACATCGCCCACGTGGGATTCCTCCTCGGGGATGGCGAAGGAAACCATCGCcgagtgcgccgcgcgccgctctgAGCTCTGCGCCGGCACCGTGATGGAAAACGTGGATGAAGACGAGGCGCACGAGTTGGGAGCATCACGTGTTCCGTTTTCGACGTAACGTCACCTACTGACAGGATCACCGTCGCGATCAATCCCACACCCGCTCGTCtctcctcgcgtcgtttcCTACCTCATCTTGTGGAGCTGCGACGCCGTCTGAAACATCccacccgccggcgccgcgcccaccccggccgacgccagctgtgcgccctgctcgcgctcccgccTGCGAGCCTCAAACTCCGCCTttttcttcgccgcgagctcgagcctCTGCTCCCGCGTCATCACCGGCggcttggccgccgcgatctcAATTGAAATCGAGACACCGagctccgcggacgcctgCGGCGGACAGAGCGCCCTGTGACCCGGCCACTGGCGGAGGTactgcgccgcctccgcgtggCTGAGCTTCGAGGGTCGATCGTGCTCCGacgaaccccgcgcccgctcgcgATTGTTCTCAACCTCGACGGACTTGCACTGCGAATCGGCCCACTtctccgacgccgtggcctcctcgggcgtcgccgcgagcgcctcccgcTTCCtagcctccgcgcgcgcccgctccgtcccgccggcgacggcggcgtcgcgggcgtcgccgtccggcTTCAGCCACGTCCCGAGCAAACCCTCGAGAATAATTCTGCTCGCCCGCTTCTCCGACCCCGCcatgccgcccgcggcggcgccgccagcCTGCGTGCACGACGGGCACCCCGAGGCGCACGGACACTCGCTCACCGTCTTCAGCGCGCGTTCCCACAGGCTCTCGAGACTTTCGTAAGCCTTGGGCGCCAGACCGACCCCTTTGGGACACGTGTCGTATAGGTACATTCGAGCCCCGGCGCACTCGTCGCCAGATTCGGAGCGAAGGAATCGAACGGCGCCCTGAACGTCCCTGGCGTCGCAcatcgcgaacgcgggcACCAGCGCGACGCACAGGTTCACCACGCcgaacgtcgcgcgcgccaaaaCCCCGGTGTCGGTGATCTTGTGCCTGACAATCTCATCCGGAAGGTCCCACCAcaccgcgtcggtgacgaaATCCGCGGAGAGGAGCCCGGGCGGGGGATAcgcccgctcgcgtcgcacctcGAATGTGTACTGGTCCTTGGCGACcatgccgacgacgcgctcgacgacgcgcgcgcgcccgacgctGCATCTCACGTTGGCGTagcccacgcgccgccgtctcggtGCGGCGATCCCCCGCGGGggatcggcgtcgagctcggtgACGGATTCGTGCGACTTCGGGTGCGTGCTTTCGTTCCTGTGGGCAGAGTTGGTTCGgcacctcgccgtccgcgtgcgCTCGTCCAGGGCTTCGACGAGGTACTGCCTGTCCTGGAAGAGGTACACGCACCCTTCGTACACGCGCGAcatcgcgcggtgcgccTCCACCTTCTCGATCACCTTCGCGCCCGTCTTGACGTCTTGACCTTGCGTGCAGTCCAACAGAGTCCACGGCTCGCcgcagctcggcgcgccgcgtaTGGTGACGTGGTGGTGCGGCCGGAAGTTATCGCGGCATCGCGCCACCCCCGTGGCACGGTTCATCACCAAAAgcggggtgccgtcgtcccACGGCACGTCCACGTACCCCCGGTCgttgggcgtcggcggagaacTCGCGAGTTGAAGTCGCGGCGTGTCCCGGAGGCAACTcttgagcgcgacgaggaaaGGCGTGCGAACGGCTTCGTCCTTGTTCCTCGCA
The genomic region above belongs to Micromonas commoda chromosome 4, complete sequence and contains:
- the MSH3 gene encoding DNA mismatch repair protein MSH3 (Has MutS I, III and V domains; The MutS family of proteins is named after the Salmonella typhimurium MutS protein involved in mismatch repair; other members of the family included the eukaryotic MSH 1,2,3, 4,5 and 6 proteins), with translation MKRGRPSPGGAGKSGGGTAKSKPITSFFFKAPPKAPAGGGASAGAPSDGAPDASPSTATAEATPAAKRRREDEGADDANAVDTSETPDPRTAVKASTDAAIPRMSAEEMLEAIGPSDPDRHAAFVEKLGRRFIPREGGRVYERAGVEAEDGDPRGDERGEGDERRRADEDAGQDDADEGGARRRRAGKVATSKASASVKLTPLEEQVKKCKADHPGVLLLIEVGYKFHFYGEDAEIASKVLNIFAYHPKDRLYLTASVPVPRLHIYVRRLVDAGHKVGVIRQTETAALKAAGETEGGKSGVFERRLVGLYTRSTLEAGVAIASETSTNDEGESAAAQDGRTSAYLLCVAERPGDENDDGSDRGTRIGVAAIDASTGDVRHDEFVDTRMRPGLEARLILTSPQEVLVVEPVSSATSKMIDAMYGGSTSGVRVERVARGSGYEDGGAAAAVAAATAEFAARSGGRSGGVGATPAGGNVGEDAGDNVGDALNLPEQTTRAVAVAFDWLRQFGLDGMLLLAPTFRPMSAAGEMNLAPNVLRQLEMLRTRDGKHRGSLLWLLDDGTRTAAGARAIRRWVSHPLTNGDAIRTRLDAVEELRTEADAGGALEPVFESLAKYHGARAGGKGGGDVERYLGRIFHGTATPAELVAALSAVGGFAKEIVSAGGDSLGRTGLTRELLAAACDPAVVHTCDELLSRVDVEAARAGRATAATVLLPDPVKFPQLERTREAVASAERALQDLLPALRQKIIDNSKGGGKPQAGGKGGLQLTPRLTYTSVRQGSSQVEHLIELPDTLPGIPTNWIRVSTNKSKKVVRYHPPEVLDAAATLEQSRERHSAACAAAWRGFLADDAAGAFLELRAATRAAAGLDALASLASVARLDGYVKPTLLPDGHPPTIRFVDGRHPTLEAVLDPGSFVPNSVDLRNDAVRALVITGPNMGGKSCFIRQTALLALMAQMGSYVPATVAELTVLDGVYTRMGASDNLAMGSSTFLEEMSECSSILRSATEKSLVVLDELGRGTSTHDGVAVAHATLDYIISDLKPMCLFVTHYPDVARDLARKHRKHCDTQYPSYVEVDENDENGGAEGGAGRIEFLYRLTPGVAHRSYGLNVARMAGVPADVVAAAASKAREMEEAVAARAMARDVARFGPEEVERRSRETIRLAEEAAAAMDAALAAATPEEGAEIIRRAQAKVLAAMDATDAS
- a CDS encoding predicted protein, whose amino-acid sequence is RTRSEQLRAALSGLGPVFVKIGQTLSQRPDLIGEEAADALKSLQMQNAPFPDEVAWRTIAEDLQPLFKEFTDGPIAAASLGQVYKAVTWDGVEMAVKVQRPRVMRQVALDWTVWSLCLSALKRAWGSKANLAEIADEVGVGVFKELDYVNEARNMDEFNAKHKWLGFVRAPKWYPEFTGAPGTAKVLATEWIDGKQISELPPEQRLVMAQMAVEACVAQLTYTGFVHADPHEGNLLLDQKDGSLVFLDFGLVSTVEDNIMEGFAKGIQCMIAGDWVGLAYVFRDVGMCPPDNFYRKEIVPGEKFKKLVAVSAEEMAAAIDEALSGEEGGQSRFGALATGLGAMSGTYKFLTPPYIVLLVRTFLTLEGIAAKADPDFNIYTASLPYAIRRAMAPATPEGRKAMRAAFLNEHDNSVRWERITELV
- a CDS encoding predicted protein; its protein translation is MVSFAIPEEESHVGDVVDAYDLVERYEHRFWEARDCFSLYDPDGKGRISGGVVAEALARFGARPDGAGDDEWAAEVATAMRECGCDANGTVNFNSFKRVYNHTKGLAEKDSREASKAFESIGPGDLPNETFTEGPALRDPATGGIVTAIVRDFALEKTLGTGGFAVVKLATHRRTGRRYAVKIMNVTANVGGDKDAGGKGGSGSGGDAMSLEEIAEEIRITISVNKAKNAVKVYDFYQTSDHVYVVMELLEGGDLLDLLMEYGGMEEGNAARVMKELLEGMRDIHDRSITHRDLKLENIIFARRDDLKSLRIADFGLAKKMKTARSKMADQCGTPAYVAPEVISGQPYTPAVDMWAAGVILYAMLCTELPFDEDDQLASFRRIGRGDYHEPAVPMTTEARSLLDGLLCVDKVQRLTAPEALGHRWIRRHAGKLAGGVTSRSLAKSRTARAAESKLGGALETRVLRAGDLLIRKGERAKEVYLIKEGLCEVVIEVDGKEVIVAERGAGQFIGEMGVKLREEGADGADEPKKLSVDFVAGHGTPPGSRSDSGMPKGESGGRESPVDAFMLMRTLIRVKNRWVGGRRGANVRAKTDLTVTVMNGQQMQWILEHDYGADGEMAKAIKDRKKEMDRAQKVT